One segment of Hugenholtzia roseola DSM 9546 DNA contains the following:
- a CDS encoding two-component regulator propeller domain-containing protein translates to MKRLLQWLLLFFFIFGIGVPCCLTNKGFHFFPTLQAQGIEAKTQEAFNPTKKLSQFPIEYWTSEKGLPIGTLLHLTQTREGYIWICSYDGLIRFDGMYFELFNKSNQAAFLTNNIVRLAHDPFFVAQEERLWIGTQGSGLIKYEKGVFTRLGLEAQYIESLCQTHPDSLWIGTRSSGLFLYHLPSQNFQRFRPDIFPDHQTIYDLLHAKDGSLWIGLQNNGVWRKAAQELTKVESKQPESPHIRPIRLYQDTQGQMWVGTQKGVFKWNQSQQQWEGLFPQLQNERIHDLLHDKVGNLWIVTRARILRHNQLSDSLEVLTTELGDDFDDVRNIYLDNEKNLWIPTSRHGLACLRDSPFWNFTKREGIAHKAVYSVAEAPQKKVLVGTSNGFLHLIDPEKNSISEIKLKTPIKGNEIFNLRYDKSGRLWVATYIGLIVKNPDGSEKLYTESTGLPTNLIRFVYEDQKGQIWLGTRGKGLILCKPKAGQEWSFETKTEIAKAQLDFVMAITEDKQGRLLIASNNGGWGRYDATSGNLEIFDTDKGMPANLVFNFHIDTQGIIWIATNAGLVRYDGTKFFTYTHFEGLLHESLFDVIEDSLGNFWFPTNNGILRASREDLEAVAKGEKARVFWKKYDKQDGMASEQCRGATKSLLTSWGEVWIPTHGGALAFNPLAMQPNIYQPPLYIRRIDIGKEQTLSPEQITLQAEGQRILIDFTALSFRAPEKMRFRYRLVGFEKEWVETTSEQRQAVYTNLPPNRYTFEVMASNSEGFWNDEKVTLPIVVEPQFYQTWWFALCVVGALGLLLWQIWLWRIRKIKARAVELEEIVLERTTELRTINEEIEAQKAVLDERNQVIEKQNENIISSINYAKRIQDAMLPTESRFQELLPKSFVFFRPRDIVSGDFYWIGEKEDKVILVAADCTGHGVPGAFMSLIGNDMLNKIILDQHQTEPALILNQLHKEVNAILKQNQTDNRDGMDIAICVWDKQAGQLHFAGAQNPLIYVEQGQIHEIKGDLYPIGGGQGFRKKESESFSYQQHTISVQKPLMLYLFSDGYQDQFGGKNDKKFMKRNLRNLLHQIHALPVAEQALIIAQTFDKWKGFNPQIDDVLVVGVRLEAPTA, encoded by the coding sequence ATGAAGCGTCTTTTGCAGTGGCTACTCCTGTTTTTTTTCATTTTCGGAATCGGTGTTCCTTGTTGTTTAACAAACAAGGGCTTCCATTTTTTTCCCACTTTGCAGGCACAGGGCATAGAAGCAAAAACGCAAGAGGCTTTCAATCCTACCAAAAAACTCTCACAGTTTCCCATAGAATATTGGACGAGCGAAAAAGGACTCCCCATTGGCACACTCCTGCACCTGACCCAAACGCGCGAAGGCTATATCTGGATTTGTAGTTATGATGGGCTTATTCGTTTCGATGGCATGTACTTCGAGCTTTTCAATAAGAGCAATCAGGCTGCCTTTCTGACCAATAATATCGTCCGTTTGGCACACGACCCCTTTTTCGTCGCGCAAGAAGAACGCCTTTGGATAGGCACACAGGGTAGCGGTCTGATAAAATACGAAAAAGGCGTTTTTACGCGTTTAGGACTCGAAGCGCAATACATCGAGAGCCTCTGCCAAACTCACCCCGATAGCCTTTGGATAGGCACAAGAAGCAGCGGCTTATTTCTTTACCATCTGCCAAGCCAAAATTTTCAACGCTTTCGCCCCGATATTTTTCCCGACCACCAAACCATTTACGACCTCTTACACGCCAAAGACGGCAGCCTTTGGATAGGCTTACAAAATAATGGCGTGTGGCGAAAAGCCGCCCAAGAACTTACCAAAGTAGAAAGCAAGCAACCCGAATCGCCCCACATTCGTCCCATTCGCCTCTACCAAGATACACAGGGGCAAATGTGGGTAGGCACACAAAAGGGCGTTTTTAAGTGGAATCAGAGCCAACAACAATGGGAAGGGCTTTTTCCACAGCTTCAAAATGAGCGTATTCACGACCTACTGCACGATAAAGTAGGCAACCTTTGGATTGTAACCAGAGCGCGTATCTTGCGCCACAATCAACTTAGCGACAGCCTTGAAGTGCTGACGACAGAATTGGGCGACGACTTTGACGACGTGCGCAATATCTATCTCGACAACGAAAAAAACCTATGGATTCCCACCTCGCGGCATGGACTTGCCTGTCTGCGCGATAGCCCCTTTTGGAACTTTACAAAAAGAGAAGGCATTGCACACAAAGCCGTCTATTCGGTAGCGGAAGCACCCCAAAAAAAGGTCTTGGTAGGCACAAGCAACGGCTTTTTACATCTGATAGACCCCGAAAAAAATAGCATCTCTGAAATTAAGCTCAAAACTCCTATCAAAGGAAACGAAATCTTCAACCTCCGCTACGATAAAAGTGGCAGACTTTGGGTCGCGACTTATATTGGTCTGATTGTGAAAAATCCCGATGGCAGCGAAAAACTCTACACTGAAAGTACAGGCTTGCCTACAAACCTCATTCGCTTTGTCTATGAAGACCAAAAAGGACAGATTTGGCTCGGCACACGCGGCAAGGGCTTAATTCTCTGCAAACCCAAAGCAGGGCAGGAGTGGTCTTTCGAAACCAAAACCGAAATCGCAAAAGCCCAACTCGACTTTGTCATGGCAATCACCGAAGACAAGCAAGGGCGGCTACTGATTGCCTCCAATAATGGCGGCTGGGGGCGTTATGATGCCACAAGCGGCAATTTGGAAATCTTCGATACCGATAAAGGCATGCCTGCCAATCTGGTCTTCAATTTTCACATCGACACACAGGGAATCATTTGGATTGCTACCAATGCAGGTTTGGTACGGTATGATGGCACAAAATTTTTCACCTACACGCATTTTGAAGGCTTGTTGCACGAAAGCCTTTTTGATGTGATAGAAGACTCCTTAGGCAATTTCTGGTTTCCTACCAATAACGGCATCTTACGCGCCTCACGCGAAGACTTGGAAGCCGTAGCGAAGGGCGAAAAAGCACGTGTTTTCTGGAAAAAATACGACAAGCAAGACGGCATGGCATCTGAACAGTGCAGGGGCGCGACCAAATCGCTACTCACCTCTTGGGGCGAAGTCTGGATTCCGACCCATGGCGGAGCTTTGGCTTTCAATCCGCTTGCCATGCAACCCAATATCTATCAGCCACCCCTTTATATCCGCCGCATAGACATAGGAAAGGAGCAGACCCTTTCGCCTGAACAAATCACGCTGCAAGCCGAAGGACAGCGCATTTTAATAGACTTCACCGCGCTTAGTTTTCGCGCACCCGAAAAGATGCGTTTCCGCTATCGCCTTGTCGGTTTCGAAAAGGAATGGGTAGAAACTACGTCCGAGCAAAGACAAGCCGTTTATACCAATCTACCGCCCAATCGCTATACCTTCGAGGTCATGGCTTCGAATAGTGAAGGTTTTTGGAATGATGAAAAAGTAACGTTGCCGATTGTGGTAGAGCCGCAATTTTATCAGACATGGTGGTTTGCCCTTTGCGTTGTGGGAGCTTTGGGGCTGCTACTTTGGCAAATTTGGCTATGGCGCATCAGAAAAATTAAGGCGCGTGCAGTAGAGCTTGAAGAAATTGTTTTGGAGCGAACCACCGAACTGCGCACCATCAACGAGGAAATAGAAGCCCAAAAAGCCGTCTTAGACGAGCGAAATCAGGTCATTGAAAAGCAAAACGAAAACATCATCAGCAGCATCAACTACGCCAAACGCATACAAGATGCCATGCTACCCACTGAATCGCGCTTTCAGGAATTGCTCCCCAAAAGTTTTGTCTTTTTCCGTCCGCGCGACATCGTAAGTGGTGATTTTTATTGGATTGGCGAAAAAGAAGACAAGGTAATTTTGGTTGCTGCCGACTGCACAGGACATGGCGTACCCGGTGCTTTTATGTCTTTAATAGGAAATGATATGCTCAATAAAATCATTTTAGACCAACACCAAACCGAGCCAGCCCTCATTTTAAATCAATTACACAAGGAAGTCAATGCCATTTTAAAGCAAAACCAAACCGACAACCGCGACGGCATGGACATTGCCATCTGCGTTTGGGACAAACAAGCAGGACAACTTCATTTTGCAGGTGCGCAAAACCCCCTTATTTATGTAGAGCAGGGGCAAATTCACGAAATCAAAGGCGACCTATACCCCATAGGAGGCGGACAGGGCTTTCGCAAAAAAGAAAGCGAATCTTTTTCCTACCAGCAGCATACAATTTCGGTGCAAAAACCCCTCATGCTTTATCTCTTTTCTGATGGCTATCAAGACCAATTTGGAGGCAAAAACGACAAAAAATTTATGAAACGCAACCTAAGAAACCTTTTGCACCAAATACACGCCCTACCCGTAGCAGAACAAGCGTTAATCATTGCCCAGACCTTTGATAAGTGGAAAGGTTTTAACCCACAAATAGATGATGTTTTAGTGGTAGGGGTGCGCCTCGAAGCACCTACGGCATAA
- the hutH gene encoding histidine ammonia-lyase, with protein MLDALAPLPLGKLIRFLESGKPLKISAKARQNILKSRHFLDQKIKNSPTPIYGINTGFGSLCNTEIENEKLADLQANLVRSHACGLGNPIPKEIVKLMLFLKIRSLSYGYSGVQLATVQRLVDFYNHDILPLVYEQGSLGASGDLAPLAHLALPLLGEGKVWYQNQIVDTETVLAEKGWQPLAFGAKEGLALINGTQFMSAYMVWLVAYSKRLLQWADLISALSLDAFDCRLEPFDALTHHIRPHKGQIETAQIIRHYLAQSPIAGQEKKAVQDPYSFRCIPQVHGASKDALAAIGRVITTEINAVTDNPNIFPDHDKILSGGNFHGQTLAIHLDFLAIALAEIANISERRLYLLISGQRGLPPFLVQNSGLHSGFMIAQYSAASVVSQNKQLCTPASIDSIVSSNGQEDHVSMGANAATKAYQVVRNVEKVLAIELLAAAQALDLRRPQQTAPVLEKLVAALRAEVPFLEQDRFLGQDMQQAIAFLQKQNPKHYKSEA; from the coding sequence ATGCTCGATGCCCTTGCTCCGCTGCCACTTGGCAAACTGATTCGCTTTTTAGAAAGCGGTAAGCCCTTGAAAATAAGTGCCAAAGCCCGTCAGAATATTCTGAAAAGCCGCCATTTTTTAGACCAAAAAATCAAAAATAGCCCTACGCCCATTTATGGCATCAATACAGGTTTTGGCTCTTTATGCAATACCGAAATTGAAAATGAAAAATTAGCCGATTTGCAGGCAAATTTGGTGCGCTCCCATGCCTGCGGTTTGGGCAATCCCATTCCGAAAGAGATTGTCAAATTGATGCTTTTTCTAAAAATACGCTCCCTTTCTTACGGCTATTCGGGCGTACAGCTCGCTACGGTGCAAAGGTTGGTAGATTTTTACAACCACGACATCTTGCCGCTCGTGTATGAACAAGGCTCTTTGGGGGCTTCGGGCGACTTAGCACCGCTGGCGCATTTAGCCCTGCCACTGTTGGGTGAAGGCAAGGTCTGGTATCAAAATCAAATCGTGGATACCGAAACCGTTTTGGCAGAAAAAGGCTGGCAGCCCCTCGCCTTTGGTGCAAAAGAAGGGCTTGCGCTTATCAATGGCACGCAATTTATGAGTGCTTACATGGTTTGGTTAGTGGCTTATTCCAAACGCCTTTTACAATGGGCAGACCTTATCTCGGCTCTTTCCCTCGATGCCTTTGATTGCCGCTTAGAACCCTTTGATGCCCTTACGCATCATATCCGACCCCACAAAGGGCAGATAGAAACGGCGCAAATCATTCGCCACTATTTGGCGCAAAGCCCCATAGCAGGGCAGGAAAAAAAAGCCGTACAAGACCCCTACTCTTTCCGCTGTATTCCGCAGGTGCATGGGGCAAGCAAAGATGCCCTCGCCGCCATTGGGCGCGTTATCACGACCGAAATCAACGCCGTTACGGATAATCCTAATATTTTTCCCGACCACGACAAAATCCTTTCGGGCGGCAATTTTCATGGGCAGACCTTAGCCATTCACCTCGACTTCTTAGCCATTGCCCTTGCCGAAATCGCCAACATTTCTGAAAGGCGTTTGTATTTGCTCATTTCGGGGCAGCGCGGATTGCCGCCTTTTTTGGTACAAAATTCAGGCTTACATTCTGGTTTTATGATTGCACAGTATAGTGCAGCCTCTGTCGTGAGTCAGAACAAGCAACTTTGTACGCCTGCCTCCATAGATAGCATTGTTTCTTCAAATGGGCAAGAAGACCATGTGAGCATGGGGGCAAATGCCGCTACAAAAGCCTATCAAGTGGTGCGCAATGTAGAAAAGGTCTTGGCGATTGAACTTTTGGCGGCAGCCCAAGCCTTAGATTTGAGAAGACCCCAACAGACTGCCCCTGTTTTGGAAAAATTAGTGGCGGCACTAAGGGCAGAAGTTCCCTTTTTAGAGCAAGACCGTTTTTTGGGTCAGGATATGCAGCAGGCGATTGCTTTTTTGCAAAAACAAAATCCTAAACACTACAAGAGCGAAGCATAA
- a CDS encoding aminotransferase class IV, producing MLEWLCLNGYARMVVLSDRVIFLTVFPIAMLYNFDGEVFSSFKLSPRLISLLVNQFNNRAFRYGDGLFESIRWQGGKMLLWEGHLRRLQQGAERLKLRWHTQIDWTKEVSKTLAAANALLPDSAPLPPAWRVRLSIFRKGGGLYTPIEADFSFFIEAIPIENPQAAQYFSYLPALQSYDFYEAYPLPTYSKKDAFYWSSLKSIANAQPYVQAALYKKEKGVEEVLLLNRAGRIAEASSANIFWVEKGILHTPPLSEGCIAGVLRAFLIGQAKKENIAFSEKKCTLQTFEAAEEVFLTNAVSGIRLLKPKKEGQAFFWQRKLEQLWAVMLNSKN from the coding sequence ATGCTTGAATGGTTATGCCTGAATGGTTATGCCCGAATGGTTGTGTTGTCTGATAGGGTCATATTCCTCACTGTCTTTCCGATTGCTATGCTTTACAATTTCGATGGCGAAGTCTTTTCAAGTTTCAAATTAAGTCCGCGCCTTATTTCGCTTTTGGTAAATCAATTTAATAACCGCGCCTTTCGCTATGGTGATGGGCTTTTTGAAAGTATCCGTTGGCAAGGTGGCAAGATGCTACTTTGGGAGGGACATTTGCGGCGTTTGCAGCAAGGCGCAGAAAGGCTAAAATTGCGTTGGCATACCCAAATTGATTGGACAAAAGAAGTGAGCAAGACCTTAGCGGCGGCAAATGCGCTACTACCTGACTCTGCACCGCTGCCTCCTGCTTGGCGCGTAAGGCTTAGTATTTTCCGAAAAGGTGGGGGGCTTTATACGCCCATAGAAGCCGATTTTTCTTTTTTTATAGAAGCGATACCGATAGAAAATCCGCAGGCGGCACAGTATTTTTCCTACCTGCCTGCCCTCCAAAGTTATGACTTTTACGAGGCATACCCTTTGCCAACTTATTCAAAAAAAGATGCTTTTTATTGGTCTTCTCTCAAAAGTATTGCCAATGCGCAGCCTTATGTGCAGGCGGCTTTATACAAAAAAGAAAAAGGCGTAGAAGAAGTTTTGTTGCTCAATCGTGCAGGGCGCATTGCCGAAGCCTCTTCTGCTAATATCTTTTGGGTGGAAAAGGGTATTTTACATACGCCGCCGCTTTCAGAGGGCTGCATTGCAGGCGTTCTGCGTGCCTTTTTGATAGGGCAAGCCAAAAAAGAAAATATCGCCTTTTCTGAAAAAAAATGCACCCTACAAACTTTTGAAGCAGCCGAAGAAGTTTTCCTAACCAATGCCGTAAGTGGGATTCGCCTTTTGAAGCCAAAAAAAGAGGGACAAGCATTTTTTTGGCAACGCAAATTGGAACAACTTTGGGCAGTGATGTTAAATTCCAAAAATTAG